The Oncorhynchus tshawytscha isolate Ot180627B unplaced genomic scaffold, Otsh_v2.0 Un_scaffold_1528_pilon_pilon, whole genome shotgun sequence genome has a segment encoding these proteins:
- the LOC121846183 gene encoding triple functional domain protein-like, whose translation MGAVCSVLESLEQEYKREEDWCGGADKLGPNCESDHVTPMISKHLEQKEAFLKACTLARRNADVFLKYMHRNSVNMPGMLSHVKAPEQQVKNILNELLQRENRVLHFWTMRRRRLDQCQQYVVFERSAKQVHT comes from the exons ATGGGAGCT GTGTGCAGTGTGTTGGAGAGCCTGGAGCAGGAGTATAAGAGGGAAGAGGACTGGTGTGGGGGGGCTGATAAACTGGGTCCTAACTGTGAGTCAGACCACGTCACCCCCATGATCAGCAAACACCTGGAACAGAAAGAGGCCTTCCTCaag gCATGTACCCTGGCCAGACGTAATGCTGATGTGTTCCTGAAGTACATGCACAGGAACAGTGTTAACATGCCTGGGATGCTCAGCCATGTCAAAGCACCGGAACAACAGGTCAAGA ACATCCTGAATGAGTTGTTACAGAGAGAGAACCGTGTTCTCCACTTCTGGACCATGAGGAGACGACGGTTGGACCAGTGTCAGCAATACGTGGTGTTTGAACGCAGTGccaaacaggtacacaca